In Flavobacterium sp. N3904, one DNA window encodes the following:
- the glmS gene encoding glutamine--fructose-6-phosphate transaminase (isomerizing): MCGIVGYIGYREAYPIIIKGLKRLEYRGYDSAGVMLYDGEAIKLSKTKGKVSDLELKAAAEITTNGTIGIGHTRWATHGVPNDVNSHPHLSNSGDLAIIHNGIIENYAPLKVELIKRGYIFNSDTDSEVLVNLIEEIQKKENLKLGKAVQVALNQVVGAYAIAVFDKKNPNEIVAARLGSPLAIGVGEGEYFIASDASPFIEYTSNAIYLEDGEMANIRLHKPMKVRKIKDDSIVDPYIQELQMNLEQIEKGGYDHFMLKEIYEQPNVIKDTYRGRLHANEGIIQMAGVEDNLEKFLNADRIIIVACGTSWHAGLVAEYVFEEFARISVEVEYASEFRYRNPIINSKDVVIAISQSGETADTMAAIKLAKEHGAFVFGVCNVVGSSISRESHAGAYTHAGPEIGVASTKAFTTQITVLTMIALRLAQAKGTLSKSDFHMYLQELEIIPEKVKEALETNDKAKEIAAAFKDAPNCLYLGRGYNFPVALEGALKLKEISYIHAEGYPAAEMKHGPIALIDEQMPVVVIAPKQGHYDKIVSNIQEIKSRSGKIIAVVTKGDTQVRDLADYVIEIPETSDALSPLITTIPLQLLSYHIAVMRGCNVDQPRNLAKSVTVE; this comes from the coding sequence TTGGTTATAGAGAAGCATATCCTATTATTATAAAAGGATTAAAAAGGTTAGAATATAGAGGATACGATAGCGCAGGGGTTATGCTATATGACGGAGAAGCTATAAAGTTGTCTAAAACAAAAGGAAAAGTTTCTGATCTTGAATTGAAAGCTGCCGCAGAAATTACCACAAACGGGACTATAGGTATTGGTCATACACGTTGGGCAACTCACGGTGTCCCAAATGACGTGAATTCACATCCACATCTTTCAAATTCTGGCGATCTGGCAATAATCCACAACGGAATTATTGAGAACTATGCCCCTTTAAAAGTTGAATTAATAAAAAGAGGATACATATTCAATTCTGATACTGACTCAGAAGTATTGGTAAATCTTATTGAAGAAATTCAAAAAAAGGAAAATTTAAAATTAGGAAAAGCGGTACAAGTTGCCTTAAATCAGGTGGTAGGAGCTTATGCAATTGCTGTTTTCGATAAAAAAAATCCAAACGAAATTGTAGCTGCTCGTTTAGGGAGTCCTTTAGCAATAGGAGTTGGCGAAGGGGAGTATTTTATTGCCTCAGATGCATCCCCATTTATAGAATATACATCGAATGCTATTTATCTTGAAGATGGAGAAATGGCAAATATTAGGTTGCATAAACCTATGAAAGTACGAAAAATAAAAGACGATTCCATTGTAGATCCCTATATTCAAGAACTTCAAATGAATTTGGAGCAAATTGAAAAAGGAGGATACGACCACTTTATGTTGAAAGAAATCTACGAACAACCTAATGTAATAAAAGACACGTACAGAGGAAGACTTCATGCAAATGAAGGAATTATCCAAATGGCAGGTGTTGAAGATAATTTAGAAAAATTCTTAAATGCAGATCGTATTATAATTGTAGCTTGCGGAACTTCGTGGCATGCAGGTTTGGTTGCCGAATATGTTTTTGAGGAATTTGCCAGAATTTCTGTTGAAGTGGAGTACGCTTCTGAATTTAGATACAGAAATCCAATTATAAACAGTAAAGATGTTGTAATTGCCATTTCTCAATCTGGAGAAACGGCCGATACTATGGCAGCCATAAAATTGGCCAAGGAACATGGGGCTTTTGTTTTCGGGGTTTGCAATGTTGTAGGATCTTCTATTTCTAGAGAATCCCATGCAGGAGCTTATACCCATGCGGGACCAGAAATTGGTGTAGCATCTACCAAAGCATTTACAACTCAAATTACTGTGTTGACTATGATTGCACTTCGTTTGGCTCAAGCCAAAGGAACATTATCCAAGTCTGATTTTCATATGTATTTGCAAGAATTGGAAATAATTCCAGAGAAAGTGAAAGAAGCTTTGGAAACCAATGATAAAGCCAAAGAAATTGCAGCAGCATTTAAAGATGCGCCAAATTGTTTGTATTTGGGGCGCGGATATAATTTTCCAGTGGCACTTGAGGGAGCCTTGAAACTTAAAGAGATATCCTATATTCATGCAGAAGGGTATCCAGCAGCCGAAATGAAGCACGGCCCTATTGCTTTAATTGATGAGCAAATGCCAGTTGTTGTTATTGCGCCAAAACAAGGTCATTACGATAAAATTGTAAGTAATATTCAGGAAATTAAATCAAGAAGTGGAAAAATTATTGCTGTTGTTACCAAAGGGGATACTCAAGTTCGTGATCTTGCAGATTATGTAATTGAAATACCTGAGACTTCAGATGCATTGTCTCCTTTAATTACCACAATACCTTTACAACTATTGTCTTATCATATAGCTGTAATGAGAGGTTGTAATGTTGATCAGCCCAGAAATTTAGCAAAATCGGTTACTGTTGAATAA